A single genomic interval of Ischnura elegans chromosome 3, ioIscEleg1.1, whole genome shotgun sequence harbors:
- the LOC124155665 gene encoding transient receptor potential channel pyrexia-like: MLSFSNSQPTSPGDIPSHRRDVKRNPKFKMSDDIALDMVHVNADRISFGKPGMFKMIRTSRSVTENEDVNPGVELNSVDSTSGENFTLFSGVARREAEDVRRALHDGSDVNARSVPMGVTVLHIASSFGDENIVNMLLKAGADPSAADKLGRTPLHMAASAGSDECLLLLLKAGASPNSEYHVNTLPTVVNDSRKQSSELRKGMIPLETLGLELPFPECWGRTPLHQAVKSNSPECVQRLLEAGAEVDPADESGMTPLLLAGSGGQLKEKQEVERYEEVVEALLSYGARVDTICEKTGHSPLHVAATQHSVRAAELLLKHGANPVQASEEGNWMTAIHLAAELASCDVLSAILKSAVDDYRRHQYANVTNDKGCTPIHMAAYAGCHSSTSLLIDSGADLGAVTDSGISALDAVFLYLPRPAPFLCRVLDSRIKPNAATVEQRSFAIQLDFRVLAPHGKERQTGVMRALLEAESPTDEIRRTLLSHPVVEAFIVLKWRRLRLFFYLLVSVYLLFALSLSVYISLIHTEDAFAYYLNNTGATEGPGANIPESRIYVVVGLIKITRPLLMASSVVVLLNVFGQCCAFPKYYLKQFEMWMNLVSAMLAIYLAQEGARGHIAAHMDERPATDATGNSLDDRIGVTDHYTSSEVIHLTSVTILLAWAELMLLIGRFPTWGSHGLLFYAVLKNVIKVLLAFGCLVIGFAFSFFVQFHRSQPQNFGNPWRAFVKTMVMMMGEFEYQDLFEEKNKYTLPMTSRVIFVCFVILASIVLVNLMVGLAVSDTQALRSEGEARRLLKQAEFVAHLERGVSAVIRSKWLPGGLIKWLSKRRAIDTMVVVRPSDSANAPAHRAGRHLPRRLLEDLVAIALRRREGDRRRAKTQTSDGLPNYLFNSANDTMPDIDMVLTLQRISTSLTEIKDMLEPRFGLSSNAGPAVLKTRKWSSARAPRARFSDLVAEVTGAQRIMTRLSGNDSFKYQRQTNHLNP; this comes from the exons ATGTTGTCTTTCAGCAACAGTCAACCCACGAGTCCTGGAGACATACCCTCCCATCGCCGAGATGTGAAAAGGAACCCTAAGTTCAAAATGAGCGATGACATCGCGCTGGACATGGTGCACGTGAACGCTGACAGAATATCGTTCGGGAAGCCTGGAATGTTCAAGATGATCAGAACGAGTAGATCGGTCACCGAGAATGAG GACGTGAACCCCGGAGTGGAGCTCAACTCGGTCGACTCCACGTCGGGCGAGAACTTCACCTTGTTCTCTGGGGTGGCCAGGAGGGAGGCGGAGGACGTTAGGCGGGCGCTGCACGACGGATCGGACGTGAACGCGCGCAGCGTGCCCATGGGAGTCACCGTCCTGCACATCGCATCGTCCTTCGGGGACGAGAACATCGTCAACATGCTGCTGAAGGCAGGGGCGGACCCGTCGGCGGCGGACAAGCTGGGTCGCACGCCCCTGCACATGGCCGCGTCAGCCGGCAGCGACGAGTGCTTGTTGCTGTTGCTCAAAGCAGGGGCCTCGCCCAACTCGGAGTACCACGTGAACACCCTGCCGACGGTCGTCAATGATTCGAGGAAGCAGTCTTCGGAGCTCAGAAAGGGAATGATCCCCCTGGAAACACTGGGTCTGGAA CTACCATTTCCGGAATGCTGGGGGCGAACTCCACTGCACCAGGCAGTCAAGTCCAACAGCCCAGAGTGCGTGCAGAGACTGTTGGAAGCCGGGGCAGAAGTAGACCCCGCGGACGAGAGCGGCATGACTCCACTGCTGCTTGCCGGGAGCGGAGGGCAGTTGAAGGAGAAGCAGGAGGTGGAGCGGTACGAGGAGGTGGTCGAAGCACTCTTGAGCTACGGCGCCAGGGTGGACACCATATGTGAAAAGACGGGACACAGCCCACTGCACGTGGCGGCCACACAGCACTCGGTCAGGGCGGCTGAGTTGCTCTTGAAACACGGAGCGAACCCGGTGCAGGCATCCGAGGAGGGCAACTGGATGACAGCTATTCACCTGGCTGCTGAACTAGCATCGTGCGACGTCCTGAGTGCCATACTCAAGTCCGCAGTGGACGATTACAGGCGGCACCAGTACGCCAACGTGACCAATGACAAGGGCTGCACCCCGATCCACATGGCGGCTTACGCCGGTTGTCACTCCAGCACTTCGCTACTCATAGACTCCGGGGCGGACTTGGGTGCAGTCACCGACAGCGGCATTTCCGCGCTAGACGCCGTGTTCCTCTACCTTCCCCGTCCTGCGCCATTCCTCTGCCGCGTGCTTGACTCTAGGATCAAGCCGAATGCGGCAACGGTGGAGCAGAGGTCCTTCGCGATACAGCTGGACTTCAGGGTCCTGGCCCCGCATGGGAAGGAGAGACAGACGGGAGTGATGAGGGCCTTGCTGGAAGCGGAGTCGCCGACGGACGAAATCAGGCGGACTTTGCTAAGCCACCCCGTCGTCGAGGCGTTCATTGTGCTCAAGTGGCGACGACTCCGACTTTTCTTTTACCTCCTGGTCTCCGTTTACTTACTCTTCGCCCTATCCCTGTCAGTATATATCTCGCTCATCCACACAGAAGACGCCTTTGCCTACTACCTCAACAACACAGGTGCAACCGAAGGACCAGGCGCCAACATTCCGGAGTCGAGGATTTATGTGGTCGTGGGCTTGATTAAAATAACGCGACCACTCCTGATGGCTTCGTCGGTCGTCGTCCTGCTTAATGTGTTTGGACAATGCTGCGCGTTCCCCAAGTACTACCTGAAGCAGTTTGAGATGTGGATGAACCTCGTGTCTGCCATGCTGGCTATATACTTGGCACAGGAAGGTGCCAGGGGACACATTGCAGCACACATGGATGAAAGGCCAGCGACTGATGCCACAGGTAATTCGCTGGATGATCGCATAGGTGTGACAGACCActacacgtcgtctgaggttatccACCTGACTTCCGTCACCATCCTATTGGCATGGGCTGAGCTGATGCTCTTGATAGGCCGTTTTCCCACCTGGGGCTCCCACGGTCTCCTCTTCTATGCGGTCTTGAAGAATGTCATCAAAGTCCTGCTTGCATTTGGCTGTTTGGTCATTGGCTTTGCATTCAGCTTCTTTGTGCAGTTCCACAGGTCTCAACCCCAGAATTTCGGCAATCCGTGGCGGGCTTTCGTCAAAACCATGGTGATGATGATGGGAGAGTTTGAGTACCAAGACctgtttgaggaaaaaaataagtacactCTTCCAATGACCAGTCGTGTCATATTTGTGTGTTTCGTCATCCTTGCCTCAATCGTGCTGGTGAACTTGATGGTGGGTCTAGCTGTTAGTGACACACAGGCCCTTCGTTCTGAAGGAGAGGCTCGAAGGTTGCTGAAGCAGGCAGAGTTCGTGGCACATTTGGAACGAGGCGTGTCTGCGGTCATCAGGTCAAAATGGCTTCCTGGAGGTTTGATCAAGTGGCTTTCCAAGCGCCGGGCTATCGACACTATGGTGGTTGTGCGGCCAAGTGACTCGGCCAATGCCCCAGCTCACCGGGCAGGCCGCCATCTTCCCCGTCGTCTCCTCGAAGACTTAGTGGCAATCGCCTTGAGGAGGAGGGAAGGTGACAGGAGAAGGGCAAAAACTCAAACTTCTGATGGACTTCCAAACTATCTCTTTAACTCCGCCAATGACACTATGCCGGACATTGACATGGTGCTAACTCTGCAGAGAATTTCGACATCCCTGACGGAGATCAAGGACATGCTGGAACCTCGCTTCGGACTCAGCAGTAATGCAGGGCCTGCCGTTCTCAAGACGCGAAAGTGGTCATCTGCAAGGGCACCCAGGGCAAGATTTTCCGATTTGGTGGCAGAAGTGACAGGCGCACAGAGAATCATGACTCGACTGAGTGGAAATGATAGCTTCAAATACCAAAGGCAAACAAACCACTTGAATCCATGA